The proteins below come from a single Oncorhynchus tshawytscha isolate Ot180627B linkage group LG22, Otsh_v2.0, whole genome shotgun sequence genomic window:
- the LOC112221580 gene encoding serine/threonine-protein kinase 38 isoform X1, translating into MPTAVKPHRRKATHSGAGREVVPAEVTMAMTGQSSCSSMSNHTKERVTMAKVTLENFYSNLIAQHEEREMRQQKLEKVMDQEGLVDEEKRIRRSQHARKETEFLRLKRTRLGLEDFESLKVIGRGAFGEVRLVQKKDTGHVYAMKILRKADMLEKEQVGHIRAERDILVEADSLWVVKMFYSFQDKMNLYLIMEFLPGGDMMTLLMKKDTLTEEASQFYIAETVLAIDSIHQLGFIHRDIKPDNLLLDSRGHVKLSDFGLCTGLKRAHRTEFYKNLNHSLPSDFSKQTFNNMNSKRKAETWKRNRRQLAFSTVGTPDYIAPEVFMQNGYNKLCDWWSLGVIMYEMLIGYPPFCSETPQETYRKVMNWQETLTFPPEVPISEKAKDLILRFCCEEEHRIGATGVEDIKGNAFFEGVDYDHIRERPAAIPIEIKSIDDTSNFDEFPDSDILQPTAAPVVSNHSEADLKNKDWVFINYTYKRFEGLTARGAIPSYMKTGKR; encoded by the exons atgccaaccgcgGTTAAACCCCATCGAAGAAAAGCCACACACAgcggagcagggagagaggtcgTTCCTGCGGAG GTAACCATGGCAATGACAGGCCAGAGTTCCTGCTCCTCGATGAGTAATCACACCAAGGAACGTGTGACCATGGCCAAGGTGACCCTGGAGAACTTCTACAGCAACCTCATCGCTcaacatgaggagagagagatgag gcagcagaagtTGGAAAAGGTGATGGATCAAGAGGGCTTGGTTGATGAAGAG AAGCGTATCCGGCGCTCCCAGCATGCCAGGAAAGAGACTGAGTTCCTGCGTCTCAAACGAACCCGCCTGGGGCTGGAGGACTTCGAGTCCCTCAAGGTGATTGGCCGAGGAGCTTTCGGAGAG GTGCGTCTGGTGCAGAAGAAGGACACAGGCCACGTGTACGCTATGAAGATCCTCCGCAAGGCCGACATGCTGGAGAAGGAgcag GTGGGCCACATCCGTGCTGAGAGGGACATCTTGGTAGAGGCTGACAGTCTGTGGGTGGTTAAGATGTTCTACAGCTTCCAGGACAAGATGAACCTCTACCTCATCATGGAGTTCCTGCCTGGCG GCGACATGATGACCCTGCTAATGAAGAAGGATACTCTGACAGAGGAGGCCAGTCAGTTCTACATTGCTGAGACAGTGCTAGCCATCGACTCCATCCACCAGTTGGGCTTCATTCACAGAGACATCAAACCTGACAACCTGCTACTGGACTCCAGG GGCCATGTGAAGCTGTCTGACTTTGGTCTTTGCACAGGTCTGAAGAGGGCGCATCGTACCGAGTTCTACAAGAACCTGAATCATAGCCTCCCCAGTGACTTCAGTAAGCAAA CATTCAATAACATGAACTCAAAGAGGAAAGCAGAGACATGGAAGAGGAACCGGAGACAGCTG GCCTTCTCTACTGTGGGCACCCCTGACTACATCGCCCCTGAAGTCTTCATGCAGAACGGATACAACAAGCTCTGTGATTGGTGGAGCCTTGGAGTCATCATGTATGAAATGCTGATAG GCTATCCCCCGTTCTGCTCAGAGACCCCACAGGAGACCTACAGGAAGGTGATGAACTGGCAAGAAacactgacttttccccctgaaGTGCCCATTTCAGAGAAAGCTAAGGACCTCATCCTCAGGTTCTGCTGTGAGGAGGAGCACAGGATCGGAGCCACTGGAGTGGAGGACATTAAGGGCAACGCCTTCTTCGAGGGGGTGGACTACGACCACATCAG AGAGCGACCCGCTGCCATTCCCATTGAGATCAAAAGCATCGACGACACGTCCAACTTTGACGAGTTCCCAGACTCTGATATCCTCCAGCCGACAG CTGCCCCTGTGGTGTCCAACCATTCTGAGGCAGACCTCAAGAACAAGGACTGGGTCTTCATCAACTACACCTACAAGCGCTTTGAAGGCCTCACAGCCCGAGGGGCTATCCCCTCCTACATGAAGACTGGGAAGAGATGA
- the LOC112221580 gene encoding serine/threonine-protein kinase 38 isoform X2, which yields MPTAVKPHRRKATHSGAGREVVPAEVTMAMTGQSSCSSMSNHTKERVTMAKVTLENFYSNLIAQHEEREMRQQKLEKVMDQEGLVDEEKRIRRSQHARKETEFLRLKRTRLGLEDFESLKVIGRGAFGEVRLVQKKDTGHVYAMKILRKADMLEKEQVGHIRAERDILVEADSLWVVKMFYSFQDKMNLYLIMEFLPGGDMMTLLMKKDTLTEEASQFYIAETVLAIDSIHQLGFIHRDIKPDNLLLDSRGHVKLSDFGLCTGLKRAHRTEFYKNLNHSLPSDFTFNNMNSKRKAETWKRNRRQLAFSTVGTPDYIAPEVFMQNGYNKLCDWWSLGVIMYEMLIGYPPFCSETPQETYRKVMNWQETLTFPPEVPISEKAKDLILRFCCEEEHRIGATGVEDIKGNAFFEGVDYDHIRERPAAIPIEIKSIDDTSNFDEFPDSDILQPTAAPVVSNHSEADLKNKDWVFINYTYKRFEGLTARGAIPSYMKTGKR from the exons atgccaaccgcgGTTAAACCCCATCGAAGAAAAGCCACACACAgcggagcagggagagaggtcgTTCCTGCGGAG GTAACCATGGCAATGACAGGCCAGAGTTCCTGCTCCTCGATGAGTAATCACACCAAGGAACGTGTGACCATGGCCAAGGTGACCCTGGAGAACTTCTACAGCAACCTCATCGCTcaacatgaggagagagagatgag gcagcagaagtTGGAAAAGGTGATGGATCAAGAGGGCTTGGTTGATGAAGAG AAGCGTATCCGGCGCTCCCAGCATGCCAGGAAAGAGACTGAGTTCCTGCGTCTCAAACGAACCCGCCTGGGGCTGGAGGACTTCGAGTCCCTCAAGGTGATTGGCCGAGGAGCTTTCGGAGAG GTGCGTCTGGTGCAGAAGAAGGACACAGGCCACGTGTACGCTATGAAGATCCTCCGCAAGGCCGACATGCTGGAGAAGGAgcag GTGGGCCACATCCGTGCTGAGAGGGACATCTTGGTAGAGGCTGACAGTCTGTGGGTGGTTAAGATGTTCTACAGCTTCCAGGACAAGATGAACCTCTACCTCATCATGGAGTTCCTGCCTGGCG GCGACATGATGACCCTGCTAATGAAGAAGGATACTCTGACAGAGGAGGCCAGTCAGTTCTACATTGCTGAGACAGTGCTAGCCATCGACTCCATCCACCAGTTGGGCTTCATTCACAGAGACATCAAACCTGACAACCTGCTACTGGACTCCAGG GGCCATGTGAAGCTGTCTGACTTTGGTCTTTGCACAGGTCTGAAGAGGGCGCATCGTACCGAGTTCTACAAGAACCTGAATCATAGCCTCCCCAGTGACTTCA CATTCAATAACATGAACTCAAAGAGGAAAGCAGAGACATGGAAGAGGAACCGGAGACAGCTG GCCTTCTCTACTGTGGGCACCCCTGACTACATCGCCCCTGAAGTCTTCATGCAGAACGGATACAACAAGCTCTGTGATTGGTGGAGCCTTGGAGTCATCATGTATGAAATGCTGATAG GCTATCCCCCGTTCTGCTCAGAGACCCCACAGGAGACCTACAGGAAGGTGATGAACTGGCAAGAAacactgacttttccccctgaaGTGCCCATTTCAGAGAAAGCTAAGGACCTCATCCTCAGGTTCTGCTGTGAGGAGGAGCACAGGATCGGAGCCACTGGAGTGGAGGACATTAAGGGCAACGCCTTCTTCGAGGGGGTGGACTACGACCACATCAG AGAGCGACCCGCTGCCATTCCCATTGAGATCAAAAGCATCGACGACACGTCCAACTTTGACGAGTTCCCAGACTCTGATATCCTCCAGCCGACAG CTGCCCCTGTGGTGTCCAACCATTCTGAGGCAGACCTCAAGAACAAGGACTGGGTCTTCATCAACTACACCTACAAGCGCTTTGAAGGCCTCACAGCCCGAGGGGCTATCCCCTCCTACATGAAGACTGGGAAGAGATGA